The proteins below are encoded in one region of Lactuca sativa cultivar Salinas chromosome 3, Lsat_Salinas_v11, whole genome shotgun sequence:
- the LOC111879042 gene encoding phosphate transporter PHO1 homolog 10 isoform X2 produces the protein MKFGKEFKQQKVPEWIEAYMDYNGLKRILHEIKQSKLQEEPQTPSRISQQRLSLYRPFSGLNVRSSSDDESTDDVEDQVIAVETVRQDDTREVYNTNFLMSPRQSEVTFFEKLDEELNKVNTFYRDKVEEVIEEATSINKQMNALIALRIKVEQPDINKCHIQRIISTDSGSIESSNINSPSRVSLDEEQQSEMNDWNQMRSSCVTNPSENRHIDSKSDKHKSDLLDVLDRVKINNTLESPMSTIRSVLNDSKDKDLRFKKEELKEAEGRMKVVFIEFYRKLHLLKHYSYVNILAFSKIMKKYEKIAIRRAARSYMKIVDDSYIGSCDEVTLLLDRVEGTFIKYFANSNRREGFFSGCSIALLIAAILLIQARKVMSKQEHTMYMENVFPLYSLYAYIILHMLLYAANIYFWKRCRINYPFIFGFKQGTELSYQDVFLVSTGVTVVTLSTFLLHVHMKLDSVHSIYEKYVELIPLILLILLLLIFFCPFNILYKSSRFFLIKSLFHCICAPLYKVSLADFFLADQLTSQIQAMRCLEFYICYYGMRWYQKEQKCHTMDLYNVFYIIVAIIPYWIRFLQCVRRLVEEKDWVHLINGSRYLLTIIAVVFRTVFELKMKKTWKVLALMTSIASIMFNTYWDIVVDWGLLQRKSNNLFLRDKLSVRHTSVYFVVMVLDVMLRLTWLQLILKFNLHYLKGTAISSLFSCLEIFRRGVWMFFRLENEHLNNVGKYRAFKSVPLPFSYYEEEDEEDDKDD, from the exons ATGAAGTTTGGAAAGGAGTTCAAGCAACAAAAGGTGCCAGAATGGATTGAAGCCTACATGGACTATAATGGACTCAAAAGAATATTACATGAAATCAAACAAAGTAAACTACAAGAAGAACCTCAAACACCTTCTAGAATTTCACAGCAGAGGTTATCACTATACAGACCTTTTAGTGGTCTAAATGTAAGATCAAGCTCTGATGATGAAAGCACAGATGATGTTGAAGACCAAGTTATAGCTGTTGAAACTGTGAGGCAAGATGATACTAGAGAAGTATACAACACCAATTTTCTCATGTCACCAAGACAAAGTGAGGTTACATTCTTTGAGAAGCTTGATGAAGAGCTTAACAAGGTTAATACCTTTTATAGGGATAAAGTggaggaagtgattgaagaagcAACTTCAATAAACAAGcaaatgaatgctttgattgCATTAAGGATCAAAGTGGAACAACCAGATATAAATAAATGTCATATACAGAGAATCATTTCTACAGATAGTGGTTCCATAGAATCCTCAAATATAAATTCTCCAAGCAGAGTTTCACTAG ATGAGGAACAACAGAGTGAGATGAATGATTGGAATCAAATGAGAAGTTCTTGTGTCACTAATCCTAGTG AAAACAGACATATTGATTCCAAATCTGATAAACATAAATCAGATCTTTTGGATGTTCTTGATCGTGTAAAGATCAACAATACCCTTGAAAGCCCAATGTCAACCATCAGAAGTGTTCTTAATGACTCAAAAGACAAAGATTTAAGGTTTAAGAAAGAGGAGCTCAAAGAAGCAGAAGGCAGAATGAAAGTTGTGTTTATTGAATTCTATCGCAAGCTTCATCTTCTCAAGCATTACAG CTATGTAAATATCCTAGCATTCTCAAAGATCATGAAGAAATATGAAAAG ATTGCAATAAGAAGGGCAGCAAGGTCATACATGAAAATTGTGGATGACTCTTACATCGGGAGCTGTGATGAG GTTACTCTTCTTCTGGATCGTGTAGAGGGCACCTTCATAAAGTACTTTGCAAACTCCAATCGTAGAGAAG gATTCTTTTCTGGTTGCTCGATTGCACTTCTGATTGCTGCCATATTACTTATACAAGCAAGGAAAGTAATGTCTAAACAGGAGCACACCATGTACATGGAAAATGTTTTCCCTCTTTACAG TTTATATGCGTATATAATCCTACACATGCTTTTATACGCTGCAAATATATATTTCTGGAAGCGTTGCAGAATCAACTACCCGTTTATATTCGGATTCAAGCAAGGAACCGAATTAAGCTACCAAGATGTGTTTCTAGTCAGCACTGGTGTTACAGTTGTCACACTCTCCACCTTTCTTCTTCATGTTCACATGAAACTCGATTCTGTTCACTCCATATATGAAAAATACGTAGAATTAATTCCATTAATCTTACTCATTCTACTTCTTCTCATATTCTTTTGCCCTTTCAATATCTTGTACAAATCCAGTCGTTTCTTTCTCATCAAATCTCTTTTCCATTGCATTTGCGCTCCTCTCTACAAG GTTTCACTTGCAGACTTTTTTTTAGCAGATCAGTTGACTAGTCAGATTCAAGCGATGAGGTGTTTAGAATTTTACATATGCTACTATGGTATGAGATGGTATCAAAAGGAGCAAAAATGTCATACGATGGATCTCTACAACGTGTTCTACATTATTGTAGCGAttataccatattggattcgattccTCCAG TGTGTTCGGAGATTGGTTGAAGAAAAAGATTGGGTGCATTTGATAAATGGTTCGAGATATTTGTTGACGATTATTGCAGTGGTATTTAGAACTGTGTTtgaattgaagatgaagaagacatggaaGGTTTTGGCTCTTATGACTTCAATCGCTTCAATTATGTTCAACACGTATTGGGATATAGTTGTGGATTGGGGACTTTTACAAAGGAAGTCAAACAACTTGTTCCTTAGAGATAAGCTTTCAGTAAGGCATACAAGTGTCTACTTTGTAGTAATG GTGTTGGATGTTATGTTGAGGCTTACGTGGCTTCAATTGATATTGAAATTTAACCTAcattacctcaaaggaactgctatATCAAGTCTTTTTTCCTGTTTAGAAATATTCAGGCGAGGGGTGTGGATGTTTTTCAG ATTGGAGAATGAGCATTTGAACAATGTGGGAAAGTATAGAGCGTTTAAATCTGTCCCACTTCCTTTTAGTTactatgaagaagaagatgaggaagATGACAAGGATGACTGa
- the LOC111879042 gene encoding phosphate transporter PHO1 homolog 10 isoform X1, whose protein sequence is MKFGKEFKQQKVPEWIEAYMDYNGLKRILHEIKQSKLQEEPQTPSRISQQRLSLYRPFSGLNVRSSSDDESTDDVEDQVIAVETVRQDDTREVYNTNFLMSPRQSEVTFFEKLDEELNKVNTFYRDKVEEVIEEATSINKQMNALIALRIKVEQPDINKCHIQRIISTDSGSIESSNINSPSRVSLDEEQQSEMNDWNQMRSSCVTNPSENRHIDSKSDKHKSDLLDVLDRVKINNTLESPMSTIRSVLNDSKDKDLRFKKEELKEAEGRMKVVFIEFYRKLHLLKHYSYVNILAFSKIMKKYEKIAIRRAARSYMKIVDDSYIGSCDEVTLLLDRVEGTFIKYFANSNRREGMKLLRPKRKKEKHRVTFFSGFFSGCSIALLIAAILLIQARKVMSKQEHTMYMENVFPLYSLYAYIILHMLLYAANIYFWKRCRINYPFIFGFKQGTELSYQDVFLVSTGVTVVTLSTFLLHVHMKLDSVHSIYEKYVELIPLILLILLLLIFFCPFNILYKSSRFFLIKSLFHCICAPLYKVSLADFFLADQLTSQIQAMRCLEFYICYYGMRWYQKEQKCHTMDLYNVFYIIVAIIPYWIRFLQCVRRLVEEKDWVHLINGSRYLLTIIAVVFRTVFELKMKKTWKVLALMTSIASIMFNTYWDIVVDWGLLQRKSNNLFLRDKLSVRHTSVYFVVMVLDVMLRLTWLQLILKFNLHYLKGTAISSLFSCLEIFRRGVWMFFRLENEHLNNVGKYRAFKSVPLPFSYYEEEDEEDDKDD, encoded by the exons ATGAAGTTTGGAAAGGAGTTCAAGCAACAAAAGGTGCCAGAATGGATTGAAGCCTACATGGACTATAATGGACTCAAAAGAATATTACATGAAATCAAACAAAGTAAACTACAAGAAGAACCTCAAACACCTTCTAGAATTTCACAGCAGAGGTTATCACTATACAGACCTTTTAGTGGTCTAAATGTAAGATCAAGCTCTGATGATGAAAGCACAGATGATGTTGAAGACCAAGTTATAGCTGTTGAAACTGTGAGGCAAGATGATACTAGAGAAGTATACAACACCAATTTTCTCATGTCACCAAGACAAAGTGAGGTTACATTCTTTGAGAAGCTTGATGAAGAGCTTAACAAGGTTAATACCTTTTATAGGGATAAAGTggaggaagtgattgaagaagcAACTTCAATAAACAAGcaaatgaatgctttgattgCATTAAGGATCAAAGTGGAACAACCAGATATAAATAAATGTCATATACAGAGAATCATTTCTACAGATAGTGGTTCCATAGAATCCTCAAATATAAATTCTCCAAGCAGAGTTTCACTAG ATGAGGAACAACAGAGTGAGATGAATGATTGGAATCAAATGAGAAGTTCTTGTGTCACTAATCCTAGTG AAAACAGACATATTGATTCCAAATCTGATAAACATAAATCAGATCTTTTGGATGTTCTTGATCGTGTAAAGATCAACAATACCCTTGAAAGCCCAATGTCAACCATCAGAAGTGTTCTTAATGACTCAAAAGACAAAGATTTAAGGTTTAAGAAAGAGGAGCTCAAAGAAGCAGAAGGCAGAATGAAAGTTGTGTTTATTGAATTCTATCGCAAGCTTCATCTTCTCAAGCATTACAG CTATGTAAATATCCTAGCATTCTCAAAGATCATGAAGAAATATGAAAAG ATTGCAATAAGAAGGGCAGCAAGGTCATACATGAAAATTGTGGATGACTCTTACATCGGGAGCTGTGATGAG GTTACTCTTCTTCTGGATCGTGTAGAGGGCACCTTCATAAAGTACTTTGCAAACTCCAATCGTAGAGAAGGTATGAAACTATTAAGaccaaaaagaaagaaagaaaagcaCAGGGTAACATTTTTTTCAG gATTCTTTTCTGGTTGCTCGATTGCACTTCTGATTGCTGCCATATTACTTATACAAGCAAGGAAAGTAATGTCTAAACAGGAGCACACCATGTACATGGAAAATGTTTTCCCTCTTTACAG TTTATATGCGTATATAATCCTACACATGCTTTTATACGCTGCAAATATATATTTCTGGAAGCGTTGCAGAATCAACTACCCGTTTATATTCGGATTCAAGCAAGGAACCGAATTAAGCTACCAAGATGTGTTTCTAGTCAGCACTGGTGTTACAGTTGTCACACTCTCCACCTTTCTTCTTCATGTTCACATGAAACTCGATTCTGTTCACTCCATATATGAAAAATACGTAGAATTAATTCCATTAATCTTACTCATTCTACTTCTTCTCATATTCTTTTGCCCTTTCAATATCTTGTACAAATCCAGTCGTTTCTTTCTCATCAAATCTCTTTTCCATTGCATTTGCGCTCCTCTCTACAAG GTTTCACTTGCAGACTTTTTTTTAGCAGATCAGTTGACTAGTCAGATTCAAGCGATGAGGTGTTTAGAATTTTACATATGCTACTATGGTATGAGATGGTATCAAAAGGAGCAAAAATGTCATACGATGGATCTCTACAACGTGTTCTACATTATTGTAGCGAttataccatattggattcgattccTCCAG TGTGTTCGGAGATTGGTTGAAGAAAAAGATTGGGTGCATTTGATAAATGGTTCGAGATATTTGTTGACGATTATTGCAGTGGTATTTAGAACTGTGTTtgaattgaagatgaagaagacatggaaGGTTTTGGCTCTTATGACTTCAATCGCTTCAATTATGTTCAACACGTATTGGGATATAGTTGTGGATTGGGGACTTTTACAAAGGAAGTCAAACAACTTGTTCCTTAGAGATAAGCTTTCAGTAAGGCATACAAGTGTCTACTTTGTAGTAATG GTGTTGGATGTTATGTTGAGGCTTACGTGGCTTCAATTGATATTGAAATTTAACCTAcattacctcaaaggaactgctatATCAAGTCTTTTTTCCTGTTTAGAAATATTCAGGCGAGGGGTGTGGATGTTTTTCAG ATTGGAGAATGAGCATTTGAACAATGTGGGAAAGTATAGAGCGTTTAAATCTGTCCCACTTCCTTTTAGTTactatgaagaagaagatgaggaagATGACAAGGATGACTGa
- the LOC111879042 gene encoding phosphate transporter PHO1 homolog 10 isoform X3 has protein sequence MNALIALRIKVEQPDINKCHIQRIISTDSGSIESSNINSPSRVSLDEEQQSEMNDWNQMRSSCVTNPSENRHIDSKSDKHKSDLLDVLDRVKINNTLESPMSTIRSVLNDSKDKDLRFKKEELKEAEGRMKVVFIEFYRKLHLLKHYSYVNILAFSKIMKKYEKIAIRRAARSYMKIVDDSYIGSCDEVTLLLDRVEGTFIKYFANSNRREGMKLLRPKRKKEKHRVTFFSGFFSGCSIALLIAAILLIQARKVMSKQEHTMYMENVFPLYSLYAYIILHMLLYAANIYFWKRCRINYPFIFGFKQGTELSYQDVFLVSTGVTVVTLSTFLLHVHMKLDSVHSIYEKYVELIPLILLILLLLIFFCPFNILYKSSRFFLIKSLFHCICAPLYKVSLADFFLADQLTSQIQAMRCLEFYICYYGMRWYQKEQKCHTMDLYNVFYIIVAIIPYWIRFLQCVRRLVEEKDWVHLINGSRYLLTIIAVVFRTVFELKMKKTWKVLALMTSIASIMFNTYWDIVVDWGLLQRKSNNLFLRDKLSVRHTSVYFVVMVLDVMLRLTWLQLILKFNLHYLKGTAISSLFSCLEIFRRGVWMFFRLENEHLNNVGKYRAFKSVPLPFSYYEEEDEEDDKDD, from the exons atgaatgctttgattgCATTAAGGATCAAAGTGGAACAACCAGATATAAATAAATGTCATATACAGAGAATCATTTCTACAGATAGTGGTTCCATAGAATCCTCAAATATAAATTCTCCAAGCAGAGTTTCACTAG ATGAGGAACAACAGAGTGAGATGAATGATTGGAATCAAATGAGAAGTTCTTGTGTCACTAATCCTAGTG AAAACAGACATATTGATTCCAAATCTGATAAACATAAATCAGATCTTTTGGATGTTCTTGATCGTGTAAAGATCAACAATACCCTTGAAAGCCCAATGTCAACCATCAGAAGTGTTCTTAATGACTCAAAAGACAAAGATTTAAGGTTTAAGAAAGAGGAGCTCAAAGAAGCAGAAGGCAGAATGAAAGTTGTGTTTATTGAATTCTATCGCAAGCTTCATCTTCTCAAGCATTACAG CTATGTAAATATCCTAGCATTCTCAAAGATCATGAAGAAATATGAAAAG ATTGCAATAAGAAGGGCAGCAAGGTCATACATGAAAATTGTGGATGACTCTTACATCGGGAGCTGTGATGAG GTTACTCTTCTTCTGGATCGTGTAGAGGGCACCTTCATAAAGTACTTTGCAAACTCCAATCGTAGAGAAGGTATGAAACTATTAAGaccaaaaagaaagaaagaaaagcaCAGGGTAACATTTTTTTCAG gATTCTTTTCTGGTTGCTCGATTGCACTTCTGATTGCTGCCATATTACTTATACAAGCAAGGAAAGTAATGTCTAAACAGGAGCACACCATGTACATGGAAAATGTTTTCCCTCTTTACAG TTTATATGCGTATATAATCCTACACATGCTTTTATACGCTGCAAATATATATTTCTGGAAGCGTTGCAGAATCAACTACCCGTTTATATTCGGATTCAAGCAAGGAACCGAATTAAGCTACCAAGATGTGTTTCTAGTCAGCACTGGTGTTACAGTTGTCACACTCTCCACCTTTCTTCTTCATGTTCACATGAAACTCGATTCTGTTCACTCCATATATGAAAAATACGTAGAATTAATTCCATTAATCTTACTCATTCTACTTCTTCTCATATTCTTTTGCCCTTTCAATATCTTGTACAAATCCAGTCGTTTCTTTCTCATCAAATCTCTTTTCCATTGCATTTGCGCTCCTCTCTACAAG GTTTCACTTGCAGACTTTTTTTTAGCAGATCAGTTGACTAGTCAGATTCAAGCGATGAGGTGTTTAGAATTTTACATATGCTACTATGGTATGAGATGGTATCAAAAGGAGCAAAAATGTCATACGATGGATCTCTACAACGTGTTCTACATTATTGTAGCGAttataccatattggattcgattccTCCAG TGTGTTCGGAGATTGGTTGAAGAAAAAGATTGGGTGCATTTGATAAATGGTTCGAGATATTTGTTGACGATTATTGCAGTGGTATTTAGAACTGTGTTtgaattgaagatgaagaagacatggaaGGTTTTGGCTCTTATGACTTCAATCGCTTCAATTATGTTCAACACGTATTGGGATATAGTTGTGGATTGGGGACTTTTACAAAGGAAGTCAAACAACTTGTTCCTTAGAGATAAGCTTTCAGTAAGGCATACAAGTGTCTACTTTGTAGTAATG GTGTTGGATGTTATGTTGAGGCTTACGTGGCTTCAATTGATATTGAAATTTAACCTAcattacctcaaaggaactgctatATCAAGTCTTTTTTCCTGTTTAGAAATATTCAGGCGAGGGGTGTGGATGTTTTTCAG ATTGGAGAATGAGCATTTGAACAATGTGGGAAAGTATAGAGCGTTTAAATCTGTCCCACTTCCTTTTAGTTactatgaagaagaagatgaggaagATGACAAGGATGACTGa